One segment of Chionomys nivalis chromosome 3, mChiNiv1.1, whole genome shotgun sequence DNA contains the following:
- the LOC130871413 gene encoding disintegrin and metalloproteinase domain-containing protein 1b-like gives MERLRLGQMSEHLCVRLVAMLLLVLLIFLPSTFCDIGSVYYSSYETVIPKRLPVKGSEDPGGRVSYMLLMQGRQQLLHLEVKGDHSASNFPVYSYHNGVLGQEVPLLSQDCHCEGYMEGVPGSFVSVNICSGLRGILIKEETSYSIEPVLSSKEFEHILYTVAHQPRVSCSVIPKDSPGDTGQQQRSRRPDGLRELSDLWSHTKYVEMFVVVNHQRFQMWGSNVTETVRAVVDIIALANSFTRGLNTEMVLVGVEVWTEGDLIEAPVDLQATLRNFNRWRQEELLGRVRHDVAHLIVGHHPGENEGQAFLGGACSGGFAAAVEAFHHEDVLLFAALVAHELGHNLGIQHDHPACACDPKHFCLMHEDITKDSGFSNCSSDDFYRFLHDHRGACLLDRPWHQSRKRRAARCGNGVVEESEECDCGNSCVSNQCCDENCKFKQDAECNNELCCFQCKFKKKGQVCRPADGICDLAEYCNGTSAICPENRIVKDGSVCHEAYFCFEGQCLDPSSQCSRIFGFGAKSASDECYSSLNSRGNRFGNCGPSSESPGTYINCSDQNSLCGKLICTELRFLPPIKQKHILIQVPHKVNWCWSMDAPDDETDILDKGYVKNLTNCGSNKVCQNFICEDSDTFSTYPSCSKELCSEHGVCNDLGHCHCSYGFAPPDCRHKGTGGSVDSGPTPELSDENPSEAESQNPEDEGKDLVLNLKLIVLSAILILTILFIIVCIMIAYSKSETPYEVEPSELEKVPEEAEEEEEKEEEEEEEEEEKETEEEEEGEGEE, from the coding sequence ATGGAGAGGCTAAGGCTGGGGCAAATGTCAGAACATTTGTGTGTCAGGCTGGTGGCCATGTTGCTCCTGGTGCTGTTAATTTTTCTTCCAAGTACTTTCTGTGACATAGGATCTGTGTATTACTCTTCCTATGAAACGGTCATCCCCAAGAGACTGCCAGTCAAGGGGAGTGAAGATCCCGGAGGAAGGGTGTCCTACATGCTGTTGATGCAGGGCCGGCAGCAGCTGCTTCACCTGGAGGTAAAGGGAGACCACTCTGCGAGTAACTTCCCAGTCTACAGTTACCACAATGGCGTCCTGGGGCAGGAAGTGCCCCTCCTCTCGCAGGACTGCCACTGTGAAGGCTACATGGAAGGGGTGCCGGGCTCCTTTGTCTCTGTCAACATCTGCTCAGGCCTCAGGGGCATCCTGATCAAGGAGGAAACATCCTACAGCATCGAGCCTGTGCTCTCCTCCAAAGAGTTCGAACACATCCTGTACACTGTGGCACATCAGCCTCGCGTCTCCTGCAGTGTCATTCCCAAAGACAGCCCAGGGGACACTGGCCAGCAACAGAGGAGCAGGAGACCCGATGGCCTGCGGGAGCTGTCTGACTTGTGGTCACACACCAAGTATGTGGAGATGTTCGTTGTGGTCAACCACCAGCGGTTCCAGATGTGGGGCAGCAACGTCACTGAGACGGTCCGGGCAGTAGTGGACATCATTGCTCTGGCCAACAGCTTCACTAGGGGACTAAACACAGAGATGGTGCTGGTGGGCGTGGAAGTCTGGACAGAGGGGGACCTGATAGAGGCCCCGGTGGACCTGCAGGCTACACTGAGGAATTTCAACcgctggagacaggaggagctcCTGGGCCGTGTCAGGCATGATGTGGCACACTTGATCGTCGGGCATCACCCAGGAGAGAACGAGGGCCAGGCGTTTCTAGGTGGTGCCTGTTCTGGTGGGTTTGCAGCGGCTGTGGAGGCCTTCCATCATGAAGATGTCCTGCTGTTTGCGGCGCTTGTGGCCCACGAGCTGGGGCACAACCTGGGAATCCAGCACGACCACCCAGCCTGCGCCTGTGACCCTAAGCACTTCTGCCTCATGCACGAGGATATCACCAAGGACAGTGGCTTCAGCAACTGTAGCTCTGACGACTTCTACCGTTTCCTCCATGACCACAGAGGGGCCTGCCTGCTTGACAGGCCTTGGCACCAAAGCCGCAAGCGCAGAGCTGCCCGTTGTGGAAACGGTGTGGTGGAGGAGTCAGAGGAGTGTGACTGTGGTAACAGCTGTGTCAGTAACCAATGTTGTGATGAAAACTGTAAATTTAAGCAGGATGCAGAGTGTAATAATGAGCTCTGCTGTTTtcaatgtaaatttaaaaagaagggaCAGGTTTGTCGTCCTGCTGATGGAATTTGTGACCTAGCAGAATACTGTAACGGGACTTCTGCAATATGTCCTGAGAACAGGATAGTGAAAGATGGCTCTGTATGTCATGAAGCTTACTTCTGCTTTGAGGGTCAGTGCCTGGACCCTAGCTCTCAATGCTCACGTATTTTTGGGTTTGGTGCAAAATCTGCCTCTGATGAATGCTACAGTTCCCTGAACAGCAGAGGGAACCGGTTTGGAAATTGTGGGCCTTCTTCTGAGTCTCCAGGAACGTATATCAATTGTTCAGATCAAAACAGTCTGTGTGGGAAACTTATATGTACAGAGTTACGCTTCTTACCACCAATCAAACAGAAACATATACTGATCCAAGTCCCTCACAAAGTGAACTGGTGCTGGAGCATGGATGCTCCTGATGATGAGACAGACATCCTTGACAAAGGCTACGTGAAGAACCTGACCAACTGTGGCTCAAATAAGGTGTGTCAGAATTTCATCTGTGAAGACAGCGACACGTTCTCCACCTACCCTTCCTGCAGTAAGGAACTTTGTAGTGAACATGGAGTCTGTAATGATTTAGGGCACTGCCATTGTTCATATGGCtttgcaccccctgactgcagacATAAAGGAACTGGAGGCAGTGTGGACAGTGGTCCCACTCCCGAACTATCGGATGAAAATCCTTCAGAGGCTGAAAGTCAAAATCCTGAAGATGAAGGTAAAGACTTGGTACTCAACTTAAAACTGATAGTTCTATCTGCTATTTTGATACTTACAATACTCTTTATAATTGTATGCATCATGATTGCGTACAGCAAATCAGAGACTCCTTATGAAGTAGAGCCTTCAGAGTTAGAGAAGGTTCCGgaagaggctgaggaagaggaagagaaggaagaggaagaagaagaggaagaggaggagaaagaaacagaagaggaagaagagggtgaGGGAGAGGAATAA